The Crocosphaera subtropica ATCC 51142 genome includes a window with the following:
- the rplB gene encoding 50S ribosomal protein L2 codes for MGIRTYRPYTPGTRQASVSDFADITKPKPEKSLTTYKHNKKGRNNRGVITSRHRGGGHKRLYRIVDFKRDKYGVPAKVAAIEYDPNRNARIALLFYQDGEKRYILAPAGITVGTEVISGEDSPFEVGNALPLYKIPLGTEVHNIELVAGKGGQMVRAAGAAAQVVAKEGDYVTLRLPSKEVRMVRKECYATIGRVGNTEARNIKLGKAGRTRHLGRRPHVRGSVMNPVDHPHGGGEGRAPVGRSGPMTPWGKPALGAKTRNKKKASSRLIVRRRR; via the coding sequence ATGGGTATTCGTACTTATCGGCCATACACTCCCGGAACCCGACAGGCATCTGTCTCAGATTTCGCGGATATTACTAAACCGAAGCCGGAAAAATCATTAACCACCTACAAACACAACAAGAAAGGCCGCAATAATCGAGGCGTTATTACCAGTCGTCATCGTGGTGGCGGCCATAAGCGGTTGTATCGCATTGTGGACTTTAAACGGGATAAATATGGCGTTCCTGCCAAAGTAGCAGCCATCGAATACGATCCCAATCGTAACGCCCGTATCGCTCTGTTGTTTTATCAAGACGGGGAAAAACGTTATATTTTAGCCCCTGCTGGTATTACAGTCGGCACAGAAGTTATCTCAGGGGAAGATTCCCCCTTTGAAGTCGGCAACGCCTTACCGCTATACAAAATTCCTTTAGGCACAGAAGTCCATAACATAGAATTAGTGGCTGGTAAAGGCGGTCAAATGGTACGGGCTGCCGGGGCTGCTGCTCAAGTGGTGGCAAAAGAAGGCGACTACGTTACTTTAAGACTCCCCTCCAAAGAAGTCCGCATGGTACGCAAAGAATGCTATGCCACCATTGGCCGCGTTGGGAATACCGAAGCCCGCAACATCAAACTCGGAAAAGCAGGCAGAACCCGTCATTTAGGGCGCAGACCCCATGTCAGAGGAAGCGTCATGAACCCGGTTGATCACCCCCACGGCGGAGGAGAAGGACGCGCCCCTGTTGGTAGAAGCGGACCGATGACCCCTTGGGGTAAACCAGCTTTAGGGGCAAAAACCCGAAATAAGAAAAAAGCTAGTTCTCGGCTAATTGTACGCCGTCGCCGTTAA
- a CDS encoding 50S ribosomal protein L23, translated as MTEYNPRDLADLVIKPIITEKATLLLEQNKYVFDVLPKATKPEIKAAIESLFDVKVTGVNTIKPPRKKRRVGRFIGHKPLYKRAIITLEEGDTINLFPDV; from the coding sequence ATGACTGAATATAATCCCCGTGACCTAGCAGATTTAGTAATTAAGCCCATTATTACCGAAAAAGCGACCCTGCTGTTAGAACAGAATAAATATGTGTTTGACGTGTTACCTAAAGCCACCAAACCAGAAATTAAAGCAGCGATCGAAAGTTTATTTGATGTCAAAGTAACAGGGGTGAACACCATTAAACCCCCTCGTAAAAAGCGTCGTGTGGGTCGATTTATTGGTCATAAACCCTTATACAAACGGGCGATCATTACCCTAGAAGAAGGAGATACCATTAACCTCTTCCCTGACGTATAA
- the rplD gene encoding 50S ribosomal protein L4, with protein MVDCNVKNWQGEEVGQTTLELKVAKDETASHLLHRAVVRHLANARQGNASTKTRAEVRGGGRKPWRQKGTGRARAGSIRSPLWRGGGVIFGPKPRDFSLKMNRKERRLALRTAIGSRVEDMIVVENFAEQLPQPKTKELASALTRWGVEPTQKVALVLVETDANIYLSARNLCHVKILRADSLNVYDLLDADKIVITSEAISKIQEVYND; from the coding sequence ATGGTTGATTGTAACGTTAAAAACTGGCAAGGGGAAGAAGTTGGCCAAACTACCCTAGAGCTAAAAGTGGCTAAAGATGAAACAGCATCACACTTATTACACCGTGCTGTTGTGCGTCATCTAGCTAATGCTCGTCAAGGAAATGCTTCGACCAAAACCAGAGCAGAAGTTAGAGGGGGTGGCCGTAAACCCTGGCGACAAAAAGGAACTGGACGAGCCAGAGCCGGATCGATTCGTTCTCCTTTGTGGCGAGGAGGCGGTGTGATTTTTGGACCCAAACCGAGAGACTTTAGTCTAAAAATGAACCGTAAAGAAAGACGGTTAGCTCTTAGAACCGCCATCGGTAGCAGAGTTGAAGACATGATCGTCGTTGAAAACTTTGCTGAACAACTTCCTCAACCCAAAACAAAAGAACTCGCTTCAGCTTTAACCCGTTGGGGTGTAGAACCAACCCAAAAAGTGGCTTTGGTGCTAGTAGAGACAGATGCAAACATTTATTTGTCAGCCCGAAATCTTTGTCATGTCAAGATTTTGCGAGCAGATAGCCTTAATGTTTACGATTTGCTCGATGCTGATAAAATCGTCATCACCTCCGAAGCCATCAGCAAAATTCAGGAGGTTTACAATGACTGA